From a single Toxoplasma gondii ME49 chromosome II, whole genome shotgun sequence genomic region:
- a CDS encoding hypothetical protein (encoded by transcript TGME49_297643), whose product MGTERKHGFLCHKFFSELLVNYLCCGFPEKEKPFTFEGGNRPTTAAASRELSASVSRQFRVNRTRKAEHRNVAFFARHCPDSLLLIHCIAQPRQRVSQETRTLSLAGFNRWKRLSVSG is encoded by the exons ATGGGGACGGA ACGAAAACATGGATTTCTTTGCCACAAGTTCTTCTCTGAGTTGCTTGTCAATTATTTGTGCTGCGGTTTcccagaaaaggagaaaccgTTCACATTCGAAGGAG GGAACCGACCTACGACAGCGGCTGCCTCCCGAGAACTCAGTGCTTCAGTCAGTAGACAGTTTAGAGTGAATCGCACAAGGAAAGCCGAGCACAGGAATGTTGCGTTTTTTGCGAGGCATTGTCCTGATTCTCTACTTCTCATCCATTGTATAGCCCAGCCAAGACAGAGAGTGTCACAGGAAACACGCACACTCAGTCTCGCCGGCTTCAACCGGTGGAAACGTCTGAGTGTCTCCGGATGA
- a CDS encoding hypothetical protein (encoded by transcript TGME49_297647) gives MTRVEAYYNHGHIAQVQPSITFRMRRDGRLEKLYTVMLPVAGPSGGGSLHPLSAVVMVCLGAAKVAVAISERDVGHVSAREADAIEFEHLGMVDRSRTVTSSFESAAFQTRRISSFSRFVDASEHVLSVWSVAFCFLELTARLVAFHKARKIDEAPDPSLDYPLPLAFSGSLVTHTGARSPVDVMGFLSLMRHANTLNAYGRSHPETLRRFHRLKPARLSVRVSCDTLCLGWAIQWMRSRESGQCLAKNATFLCSAFLVRFTLNCLLTEALSSREAAAVVGRFPVEKHRTNASE, from the exons ATGACTCGCGTGGAAGCATACTACAACCACGGCCATATTGCCCAGGTTCAGCCATCGATAACCTTTCGAATGCGCAGGGATGGGAGACTGGAGAAGCTCTACACGGTGATGCTTCCTGTCGCAGGACCCTCTGGTGGAGGGTCCCTCCACCCGTTATCTGCCGTCGTGATGGTCTGCCTCGGCGCTGCAAAGGTAGCTGTGGCCAtctcagagagagacgtagGACATGTGTCAGCTCGCGAAGCCGATGCCATCGAATTCG AGCATCTTGGCATGGTGGATCGGTCGCGAACGGTTACCTCGAGTTTCGAGTCTGCGGCTTTCCAGACGAGGCGaatctcctctttctcgcgtttcgtgGATGCCTCTGAGCATGTGCTGTCTGTGTGGAGCGTGgcgttctgtttcctcgagCTGACAGCCCGCCTGGTGGCGTTTCACAAAGCTCGAAAGATTGACGAAGCCCCAGATCCGTCTCTCGACTATCCCTTGCCCCTGGCCTTTAGCGGGAGCCTCGTCACCCATACAGGAGCGCGGTCACCAGTAGATGTGATGGGATTTCTGTCTCTGATGCGCCACGCGAACACCCTGAACGCGTATGGCCGCAGTCATCCGGAGACACTCAGACGTTTCCACCGGTTGAAGCCGGCGAGACTGAGTGTGCGTGTTTCCTGTGACACTCTCTGTCTTGGCTGGGCTATACAATGGATGAGAAGTAGAGAATCAGGACAATGCCTCGCAAAAAACGCAACATTCCTGTGCTCGGCTTTCCTTGTGCGATTCACTCTAAACTGTCTACTGACTGAAGCACTGAGTTCTCGGGAGGCAGCCGCTGTCGTAGGTCGGTTCCCTGTTGAAAAACACCGCACGAACGCATCGGAGTAA
- a CDS encoding acyltransferase domain-containing protein (encoded by transcript TGME49_297640) produces MEGVGSPPLSCLSLSQFIPAFLTHAPSRQKRGGRKVESRQVAAKKHRLCSAFAFSSISASRFDAGTSLSSSCFSPLSTCCTRHLAELQKIRRGGEKDTRSAGGICCAVASAEGNSRRHLLCREEFESFGLLRMRRRLSSGKRTRARRKPRPRLSLRAEELTPAMEGARTSFQKKPDDMAGGTPPEKKRRRVRALSSSRSRNSAAARRLSPLGLSSSGTQNPGKKGSRAARLCASPRRWSSSCVSRLFLFCVVFATLAVGAAPSSSPRRPPAGPSARLPRGSTPFVSQAGNLGDATFVPVRRFQTLGAKPQGETRKRVCARSIRRSFGTRDCVRHAWTPGGMSCGALPCFLPSGSCMLPQASFLLSRDACQAVQRGRSLRFGAPCVSSTSTPRPCSLRETSCGSPESFLLSPPARWPPLCSPRSSCPLPFSSLWAGNGIGACVASEASEAGVSPHESSQRTACARRGSSSLGEKLAAFSRSLSFFGLHFVFTSVVTGGIWWTALRTHQGLTTLALSRPALACSSLFSRLTSSFPSSSCSAASCRQWWREYLQDRCQRIAWRINTLWGGAFSWLVGCQPEVSGAENLPPPEENVIFVANHCSLMDVAYIAAAVPRCLRFIAKVELLSAPVVGLALRLSGCPTVDRDSPTSHLALFREALRLLKRKAPPQSTAVRRLAGDAERDGETHNARGEEGVALVAFPEGTRSADGRLRPFDKGGVFRLARQTRVRVVPITVVGTHLLLPANSLFPPGPPPPGTLRVVVHPPLSSADKTPDELREEAWRAIAAALPPCQQPLPSAKEKEAATETN; encoded by the exons ATGGAGGGCGTTggctctcctcctctctcttgcctgtctctctcacaGTTCATTCCGGCTTTTCTGACGCATGCGCCCTCGCGACAGAAGCGTGGTGGGCGTAAGGTGGAGTCGAGGCAGGttgcagcgaagaagcatcgtctctgctccgcgttcgccttctcgtcgaTTTCTGCTTCGCGCTTTGACGCTGGCACCTCGCTGTCGTCTTCatgcttctcgcctctctccacttgtTGCACCCGTCACCTCGCGGAGCTCCAAAAGATTCGTCGAGGCGGTGAAAAGGATACACGTTCTGCCGGAGGCATCTGCTGCGCCGTAGCGTctgcagaaggaaacagtAGACGTCATCTCCTGTGCCGGGAGGAGTTCGAGTCCTTCGGCCTCCTTCGCATGCGTCGCCGTCTGTCGAGTGGGAAGAggacaagagcgagaagaaaacctcgTCCCCGCTTGTCTCTCCGAGCAGAGGAGCTGACACCGGCAATGGAGGGCGCGAGAACGTCCTTCCAGAAAAAACCAGATGACATGGCGGGAGGCACACCtccggagaagaaacgccgccGCGTGCGAGCTCTTTCGTCGAGCAGATCCCGCAACTCTGCTGCAGCTCGGcggctctctcctctcggactctcttcttctggaacACAGAACCCAGGCAAAAAGGGAAGTCGAGCCGCGCGGCTCTGCGCGTCGCCGAGACGCTGGTCGTCTTCATGCGTCTCGCGGCTCTTCCTGTTCTGCGTCGTTTTCGCCACCCTCGCCGTAGGCGctgctccctcttcttccccacgGAGGCCTCCTGCTGGGCCATCCGCAAGACTTCCACGCGGCTCGACCCCATTCGTTTCCCAGGCAGGGAATCTCGGCGACGCGACCTTTGTTCCTGTTCGTCGTTTTCAGACACTCGGTGCAAAGCCGCAAGGCGAAACGCGAAAGCGCGTCTGTGCTCGGTCGATTCGCAGGTCATTCGGGACGCGCGACTGCGTTCGACATGCGTGGACACCCGGCGGCATGTCCTGCGGGGCGTTGCCTTGTTTCCTGCCTTCCGGCTCGTGCATGTTGCCGCAggcgtctttccttctgagTCGCGACGCCTGCCAAGCTGTCCAACGCGGGCGCTCCCTTCGCTTCGGCGCTCCGTGCGTCTCTTCGACCTCCACGCCTCGTCCCTGTTCTCTGCGGGAGACTTCTTGCGGTTCACCGGAgtcgtttctgctctctccacctgctCGATGGCCTCCGCTCTGTtcgcctcgttcttcttgtcctctccccttctcttctctctgggcGGGAAATGGCATCGGCGCCTGCGTCGCGTCTGAGGCGAGCGAGGCAGGAGTGTCTCCCCACGAGTCTTCGCAGAGAACCGCATGCGCGCGTCGaggctcttcctctctgggGGAGAAACTCGCggccttctctcgttccctctccttcttcggccTCCACTTCGTTTTCACCTCTGTCGTCACCGGCGGCATTTGGTGGACGGCTCTTCGCACTCACCAAGGTCTCACGACTCTCGCGCTCTCACGACCCGCTCTcgcctgctcttctctcttctcgcgcttgacgtcttcttttccatcttcttcatGTTCTGCTGCTTCATGTCGTCAGTGGTGGCGGGAGTATTTGCAGGACCGATGTCAGCGGATTGCTTGGCGCATTAACACCTTGTGGGGAGGCGCTTTTTCGTGGCTTGTGGGGTGCCAGCCAGAGGTTTCCGGTGCGGAGAATCTCCCGCCTCCGGAGGAGAACGTGATCTTTGTCGCGAACCACTGCTCACTTATGGACGTCGCGTACATCGCAGCAGCGGTTcccaggtgtctccgcttcATCGCGAAGGTGGAGTTGCTGTCGGCGCCGGTCGTCGGCCTCGCCCTTCGGCTCTCAGGATGCCCCACCGTCGACCGCGACTCCCCCACCAGCCATCTGGCCCTCTTTCGAGAGgccctgcgtctcctcaaGCGAAAGGCGCCGCCACAGTCGACGGCTGTGCGCCGCCTTGCTGGCGACGCAGAACGCGACGGGGAGACACACAAcgcgagaggggaagaaggagtaGCTCTCGTCGCCTTTCCAGAAGGTACTCGGAGCGCCGACGGGCGACTGCGGCCTTTCGACAAAGGCGGCGTTTTTCGCTTAGCGCGCCAG ACGCGCGTCCGAGTCGTTCCGATAACCGTCGTCGGCACCCACCTGCTGCTGCCTGCAaattctctctttcctcctggGCCACCGCCACCGGGGACCTTGAGGGTCGTCGTGCACCCCCCGCTCTCGTCTGCCGACAAGACGCCT GACGAGCTTCGAGAGGAAGCGTGGCGCGCGATCGCCGCCGCACTGCCTCCCTGTCAGCAGCCTCTCCCGTctgcgaaggaaaaggaggccGCCACCGAGACGAactga